A window of the Rhizobium sp. CB3090 genome harbors these coding sequences:
- a CDS encoding conjugal transfer protein TrbD — MAESASGLQRNRIHRALSRSNLLMGADRELVLITGLAAVILIFVVLTIYSALFGAAVWIVVLGLLRMMAKADPLMRRVYVRHISYKHSYKATSSPWRRY; from the coding sequence ATGGCTGAGTCCGCGTCCGGTCTGCAGCGGAACCGCATCCACCGCGCGCTTTCGCGCTCGAACCTTCTGATGGGCGCGGACCGGGAACTGGTGCTGATCACCGGCCTTGCCGCAGTCATCCTCATCTTCGTCGTCCTCACGATCTATTCCGCGCTCTTCGGCGCTGCCGTCTGGATCGTCGTCCTCGGGCTCCTGAGAATGATGGCAAAGGCAGATCCGCTCATGCGACGGGTCTATGTCCGCCATATCTCGTACAAACATTCGTATAAGGCGACCTCCTCGCCGTGGCGCCGGTATTGA
- a CDS encoding TrbC/VirB2 family protein: MSRKASVVTVAFSVLTMVLASRDPALASSGGGGLPWEGPLQQIQESITGPVAGYIALAAVAIAGGMLIFGGELNDFARRLVYVVLVAGILLGATTIVGLFGATGASIGLTRELIASDGLKGAGVTNG; this comes from the coding sequence ATGTCGCGTAAGGCTTCCGTCGTCACGGTCGCATTTTCTGTCCTAACCATGGTGCTCGCTTCGCGTGATCCGGCACTCGCCAGTTCGGGCGGTGGCGGACTGCCCTGGGAAGGACCATTGCAGCAGATTCAGGAGTCGATCACCGGACCCGTGGCAGGATACATCGCACTTGCGGCTGTCGCCATAGCCGGCGGCATGCTCATATTTGGTGGGGAGTTGAACGACTTCGCACGGCGACTTGTGTACGTGGTTCTCGTCGCCGGCATTCTGCTCGGTGCCACGACCATTGTGGGCCTGTTCGGTGCGACTGGTGCTTCAATTGGCCTGACGAGGGAGCTGATCGCCTCGGACGGCTTGAAAGGCGCAGGAGTGACCAATGGCTGA